One Oscillospiraceae bacterium DNA window includes the following coding sequences:
- a CDS encoding GNAT family N-acetyltransferase, with protein sequence MAAISFVPAAPTELPRLAALAKPIWEDCFTPIIGKEQVAYMVRLFQSLPALRRQTQQENYQYYFIQLGGKDLGYTGVQPDPRGGLFLSKLYLKAEARGRGYARQAFCFLCGLAKEQGLCRIWLTVNKHNAQAIAVYEHLGFVRTDAVVTDIGGGFVMDDYIYSFSISHS encoded by the coding sequence ATGGCAGCCATTTCCTTTGTTCCGGCGGCACCGACCGAGCTGCCGCGCCTGGCCGCACTGGCAAAGCCGATTTGGGAAGACTGCTTTACCCCAATCATCGGCAAAGAGCAGGTGGCCTATATGGTCAGGCTCTTTCAGTCGCTGCCCGCGCTGCGCCGGCAGACGCAGCAGGAAAATTACCAATACTACTTTATACAGCTTGGCGGCAAAGACCTGGGCTACACCGGCGTACAACCGGACCCCCGCGGCGGCTTGTTTTTAAGCAAGCTTTACCTCAAAGCAGAGGCCCGCGGGCGCGGGTACGCGCGGCAGGCTTTCTGCTTTTTATGCGGCCTTGCAAAAGAACAGGGCCTGTGCCGCATCTGGCTGACTGTCAATAAACACAACGCACAGGCCATTGCCGTGTACGAGCACCTCGGTTTTGTGCGCACTGACGCAGTCGTCACCGACATCGGCGGCGGCTTTGTGATGGATGACTACATCTATTCGTTTTCCATTTCTCATTCTTAG
- a CDS encoding HAD family hydrolase, with protein sequence MQYPKAVLFDYGMTLCTEPAPRIEKGYAALLQHAVANPRGITAPQLMAFAQKAKADLGWNLPEDTQPLETWYLSLQRYYLESLDITLDLSPLQAEELYWDICSPATPAPYIQQVLKALQLRDIPLGVVSNLCFTGATLERRLHACFPSDPFRFILASSEYAFRKPQRRFFELALHKMGTTADETWFCGDNPICDIDGSAGAGMRSFWYRCGDDFDICPRQPKNPCTHLSDWRQFAALFA encoded by the coding sequence ATGCAGTACCCGAAAGCAGTTCTATTTGATTATGGCATGACTTTGTGTACCGAACCCGCTCCGCGTATCGAAAAAGGCTACGCCGCCCTGCTGCAGCACGCCGTGGCAAATCCGCGCGGCATTACTGCCCCGCAGCTGATGGCCTTTGCCCAAAAAGCGAAAGCTGACCTTGGCTGGAACCTGCCGGAAGACACCCAGCCGCTGGAAACCTGGTATCTTTCGCTGCAGCGCTACTACCTAGAGTCCCTGGACATCACGCTGGACCTTTCCCCCCTGCAGGCAGAGGAACTTTATTGGGACATCTGCTCCCCGGCAACACCCGCACCCTACATTCAGCAGGTACTGAAAGCGCTGCAGCTGCGCGACATTCCCCTTGGCGTAGTCAGCAACCTGTGCTTTACCGGCGCAACCCTGGAGCGCCGCCTGCACGCCTGCTTCCCCAGCGACCCATTCCGCTTTATCCTGGCAAGCAGCGAGTATGCTTTCCGCAAACCGCAGCGCCGCTTTTTTGAGCTGGCCCTGCACAAAATGGGCACCACAGCCGACGAAACCTGGTTCTGCGGCGACAATCCCATCTGCGATATCGATGGATCCGCCGGCGCAGGCATGCGCTCTTTCTGGTACCGCTGCGGCGATGATTTCGACATCTGCCCAAGACAACCCAAAAATCCCTGCACCCACCTTTCCGACTGGCGGCAGTTTGCCGCGCTTTTTGCGTAA
- a CDS encoding NINE protein, translated as MEDSKICPACSAKNPAAANFCEQCGTAFSPAGQPAGAPQSAGQPAGAPQSAGQPTDAPQSAGQPTGAPQTAGQPTDAPQSAGQPAGAPQSAGQPTDAPQTAGQPAGAPQQPYYQQPCQQPGYTYGRQPRSYFYGRQPRRRVSQYPLGQVGRPFGLFDGTFTPGSITPVRNRIAAAVLCLLVGPFGIHKFYTGQWGSGAVSLFLLLTLAWTGWIWGILYAVSLAEAILLFTMSDRDFENKYHVRAQ; from the coding sequence ATGGAAGATTCGAAAATTTGTCCTGCCTGCAGCGCAAAAAATCCTGCGGCTGCCAACTTCTGTGAGCAGTGCGGCACCGCCTTTTCACCCGCCGGACAACCGGCCGGCGCACCGCAATCTGCCGGACAGCCGGCCGGCGCACCGCAATCTGCCGGACAGCCGACTGACGCACCGCAATCTGCCGGACAGCCGACCGGCGCACCGCAAACTGCCGGACAGCCGACTGACGCACCGCAATCTGCCGGACAGCCGGCCGGCGCACCGCAATCTGCCGGACAGCCGACTGACGCACCGCAAACTGCCGGACAGCCGGCCGGCGCACCGCAGCAGCCTTATTATCAGCAGCCCTGCCAACAGCCGGGCTACACCTATGGCCGGCAGCCACGTTCCTATTTCTACGGCCGGCAGCCACGCCGCCGGGTTTCTCAGTATCCTTTAGGGCAGGTTGGGCGTCCTTTCGGCCTGTTTGACGGTACCTTTACCCCCGGCAGCATCACCCCTGTCCGCAACCGCATTGCCGCGGCAGTCCTGTGCCTGCTGGTCGGTCCCTTTGGCATTCACAAATTTTACACCGGCCAGTGGGGCAGCGGCGCCGTATCTCTGTTTTTGCTGCTTACCCTCGCCTGGACCGGCTGGATCTGGGGCATTCTGTACGCCGTTTCTTTAGCGGAAGCGATCTTGCTCTTTACCATGTCGGACCGGGACTTTGAAAACAAGTATCACGTGCGGGCACAGTAA
- the ychF gene encoding redox-regulated ATPase YchF: MKLGIVGLPNVGKSTLFNAITNAGAQSANYPFCTIEPNVGIVAVPDKRLDKLAEMYHPKKYTPASVEFVDIAGLVKGASKGEGLGNKFLANIREVDAIIHVVRCFENDDIVHVDGSIDPARDIETIQVELILSDLEVLERRIDKTKKQLKADKKYQVELDFFERVKNVLDNGQPARSVSCTEDEAALLSTVNLLTNKPVLYAANMSEDDFKNGIEANKYYQTVKEIATKEHAGVLPICAETEAEISGMEPDEKELFLSDMGLAESGLDRFIRASYSLLGLISFLTAGEPEVRAWTIKKGTKAPQAAGKIHSDFERGFIRAEVVPYTELVACGGMAAAREKGLVRSEGKDYVMQDGDVVLFRFNV, from the coding sequence ATGAAACTAGGCATTGTGGGGCTGCCGAATGTCGGCAAAAGCACCCTTTTCAACGCAATCACCAACGCGGGCGCACAAAGCGCCAACTATCCTTTTTGTACCATCGAGCCAAATGTCGGCATCGTTGCGGTGCCCGACAAGCGCCTGGACAAATTGGCCGAAATGTACCACCCGAAAAAATACACCCCGGCGTCAGTTGAGTTTGTCGACATTGCCGGCCTGGTCAAGGGCGCCAGCAAAGGCGAGGGCCTTGGCAACAAATTCCTTGCAAATATCCGCGAAGTAGACGCCATTATCCACGTTGTGCGCTGCTTTGAAAACGACGACATTGTGCATGTGGACGGCAGCATCGACCCTGCCCGCGATATTGAAACTATCCAGGTGGAGCTGATTCTTTCCGACCTTGAGGTCTTGGAGCGCCGCATCGACAAAACCAAAAAACAGCTGAAAGCCGACAAAAAGTATCAGGTCGAACTGGACTTTTTTGAGCGCGTGAAAAATGTGCTCGACAACGGCCAGCCCGCGCGCAGCGTTTCCTGCACAGAGGACGAGGCCGCGCTGCTCTCTACTGTCAATCTTCTGACCAACAAGCCGGTCCTTTACGCCGCCAACATGAGCGAAGACGACTTTAAAAACGGCATTGAAGCCAACAAATACTACCAGACCGTAAAGGAGATTGCCACCAAAGAGCACGCCGGCGTGCTGCCTATCTGCGCCGAAACCGAAGCCGAAATTTCCGGCATGGAGCCGGACGAAAAGGAGCTCTTCCTTTCCGACATGGGGCTGGCAGAAAGCGGCCTCGACCGCTTTATTCGTGCATCGTACTCCCTTTTGGGGCTCATCAGCTTTCTCACTGCCGGCGAGCCAGAGGTGCGCGCGTGGACCATTAAAAAAGGCACCAAGGCGCCGCAGGCCGCCGGTAAGATTCACTCTGACTTTGAGCGCGGCTTTATCCGCGCCGAGGTCGTGCCCTACACCGAGTTGGTCGCCTGCGGCGGCATGGCCGCCGCCCGCGAAAAAGGCTTAGTGCGCAGCGAAGGCAAAGACTACGTTATGCAGGACGGCGATGTTGTGCTGTTCCGCTTTAATGTTTAA
- a CDS encoding rubrerythrin family protein, translating to MEFKGSKTEANLAAAFAGESQARNKYTYYASKAKKEGYEQIAAIFEETANNEKEHAKLWFKLLHNDDIPSTEANLADAAAGENYEWTEMYKEFADTADAEGFKAIAATMRRIASIEKTHEERYRKLLANLKEDIVFKTDDENTVWVCRNCGYIYVGKEAPKVCPACKHPQAYFERRAVNY from the coding sequence ATGGAATTCAAAGGAAGCAAAACAGAAGCAAATCTTGCCGCCGCATTTGCCGGCGAAAGTCAGGCCCGTAACAAATACACCTACTACGCCAGCAAGGCGAAAAAAGAAGGATACGAGCAGATTGCCGCTATCTTTGAAGAGACCGCAAACAACGAAAAAGAACATGCAAAGCTTTGGTTTAAGCTGCTGCACAACGACGACATTCCCTCTACCGAGGCAAACCTGGCGGACGCTGCCGCAGGCGAAAACTACGAGTGGACCGAAATGTACAAAGAATTTGCAGACACAGCCGACGCCGAGGGCTTTAAAGCCATTGCCGCAACCATGCGCCGCATTGCCAGCATCGAAAAGACGCATGAAGAGCGCTATCGCAAGCTGCTCGCCAACCTGAAAGAGGACATCGTCTTTAAGACGGACGACGAAAACACCGTATGGGTCTGCCGCAACTGCGGTTACATCTATGTCGGCAAAGAAGCACCAAAGGTATGCCCTGCATGTAAACACCCGCAGGCTTACTTTGAGCGCCGCGCAGTCAACTACTGA
- the ureA gene encoding urease subunit gamma — MHLTPKETDKLMLHFAGNLAKERMGRGLKLNYPESIALISSELMERARDGESVAQIMQDGLHILTRADVMEGVPEMIREVQIEATFPDGTKLVTVHNPIR, encoded by the coding sequence ATGCATCTTACGCCGAAAGAAACCGATAAACTAATGCTCCACTTTGCCGGTAACCTGGCAAAAGAACGAATGGGCCGGGGCCTAAAATTAAACTACCCCGAGTCCATTGCACTCATCAGCTCTGAGCTGATGGAGCGCGCAAGAGACGGGGAAAGCGTTGCGCAAATCATGCAGGACGGCCTGCATATCCTCACCCGCGCCGATGTGATGGAGGGCGTGCCGGAAATGATCCGCGAGGTGCAGATTGAAGCAACTTTTCCCGACGGCACCAAACTTGTGACGGTGCACAACCCAATTCGTTAG
- a CDS encoding urease subunit beta: MIPGEMITCSGSITLNAGRPTAQLTVVNTGDRPVQVGSHFHFFEVNRALRFDRKAAYGMRLDIPSGTAVRFEPGEEKTVSLTAIGGSRRVYGLNSLTCGALDDNDVRKAAQERAAKFGFQGATK, encoded by the coding sequence ATGATACCAGGAGAAATGATAACCTGCAGCGGCAGCATTACGCTGAATGCCGGGCGCCCAACCGCGCAGCTGACCGTGGTCAACACCGGCGACCGGCCCGTGCAGGTGGGCTCCCATTTCCACTTTTTTGAGGTCAATCGCGCGCTGCGCTTCGACCGAAAGGCAGCGTACGGTATGCGGCTGGACATTCCGTCCGGCACAGCAGTGCGGTTTGAGCCGGGCGAAGAAAAGACCGTCAGCCTGACTGCCATTGGCGGCAGCAGGCGGGTGTATGGACTCAACAGCCTGACCTGCGGCGCTCTTGACGACAACGACGTGCGCAAAGCTGCACAGGAGCGCGCAGCCAAATTCGGTTTTCAGGGGGCCACAAAATGA